The following DNA comes from Halarsenatibacter silvermanii.
CGTCCCACTGAGAGTTTCATGATGAAAGCCAGCCCACTCGGCGATGTCTTCCAGAGAAGGGATGGTTTTTAAAGCCTGGTAAGAATAAAAAACATGTTTTTTCATCAGATTATACTCGCTATCCGTCAGCCCATCCTCCTTATTTATTATCTCGGGAGGAACTGCCAGCTTGCCGAGATCATGGAAAAAGCCGGCTATAAGCATATGCCTCTGGATCCTGGAGGAAAAGTTCATAAGATAGACCAGCTTTTCGGCGGCCCTGGCAACTCCCAGCGAATGGGTGGTGGTAAACCTGCTGCGGAAATCTATTACTCCGCTGTAGAATTTGGCCAGCCTGAGGGTATCAGACTCATCCATAATTTCATCCTCAGCGGACAAAATTTCTTTTGTATTTCTTTTTAAGATTTCATTATCCAAAAGCGAAAGCCAGAAACCCTCATTGAGTTCAGCCAGAGCATCGACCAGGCCCGGTTTGAAAACCCGGGGCGTTTTATCCTCGAGATTTTTAAGAATTTCATCTCTCTGACTGAGTATCTCCTGATCATCTTTGATCAAAAGAGAGATCCGATCGCAAAAATGGACCAGAAAAGCTTCTTCCGGAATATTCTCCCTGGCAGCTTCCTGCTGATCATCCTCCGGCTGCCAGGGGTGATGATGATACCTGATTATATCCTCTATCTCGTAATCAACAGGTAGATCTGCTGCCAGA
Coding sequences within:
- a CDS encoding HD domain-containing phosphohydrolase; its protein translation is MNGRKFKADRISFPFHHLLFNISSISRVIKKSVANHHLQVTFACNYLAEELDWSFQRRKKTLIAAMIHDVGMFSQRKKFKLLQSEFQHTRHAEIGARLAADLPVDYEIEDIIRYHHHPWQPEDDQQEAARENIPEEAFLVHFCDRISLLIKDDQEILSQRDEILKNLEDKTPRVFKPGLVDALAELNEGFWLSLLDNEILKRNTKEILSAEDEIMDESDTLRLAKFYSGVIDFRSRFTTTHSLGVARAAEKLVYLMNFSSRIQRHMLIAGFFHDLGKLAVPPEIINKEDGLTDSEYNLMKKHVFYSYQALKTIPSLEDIAEWAGFHHETLSGTGYPFGLNGDDLSLPCKIMSVADIFVALTEDRPYRSGLEKSEVKKILKEEAQQENIEGRIVNVLLENLTEFAGLIDELQDDRDDHFENVIDSTL